The following coding sequences lie in one Paroedura picta isolate Pp20150507F chromosome 10, Ppicta_v3.0, whole genome shotgun sequence genomic window:
- the NDNF gene encoding protein NDNF — translation MLLLHCSMSYFLLLLPFSSWTQKLPTRDEELFQMQIQDKTFFHDSSVIPDGAEISSYLFRETPKRFFFVVEEDNTPLAVTVTPCDAPLEWKLSLQELPEESSGESSGEPEPLEQQKQQIINEEGTELFSYRGNDVEYFVSSSSPSGLYQLELLSTEKDTHFKIYATTTPESDQPYPELPYDPRVDVTSLGRTTVTLAWKPSPTASLLKQPVQYCVVINKEHNFKSLCAVEAKQHVDDAFMMAPKPGLDFSPFDFAYFGFSSNSNSGKERSFLKSSSKFGRHIYSKPKVDLEKICIGNKNIFTVSELKPDTQYYFDIFAVNVNTNMSTAYVGTFARTKEEAKQKTIDLKDGKVTDVFIKRKGSKFLRFSPVSSHQKVTFFVHSCLDAVQMQVRRDGKLLLSQNVEGVRQFQLRDKPKAKYLIRLKGNKKGASMLKILATTRPNKQSFPSLPEDTRIKAFDKLRTCSSVTVAWLGTQERNKFCIYRKEVDDNYNEEQKKREQNQCLGPDMRKKSEKVLCKYFHSQNLQKAVTTETIKGLQPGKSYLLDVYVIGHGGHSVKYQSKLVKTRKFC, via the exons ATGCTCTTGCTGCATTGTTCCATGTCCTACTTTCTACTGTTGCTGCCGTTTAGTTCCTGGACGCAGAAGTTGCCCACTAGAGATGAAGAACTTTTTCAGATGCAGATCCAGGATAAAACTTTTTTTCATGATTCATCAGTAATCCCAGATGGAGCCGAAATTAGCAGCTATCTCTTCAGAGAAACACCCAAAAG ATTTTTCTTTGTGGTGGAGGAAGATAACACACCCTTGGCAGTTACAGTAACTCCATGCGATGCTCCTTTGGAATGGAAATTAAGTCTGCAGGAACTTCCAGAAGAATCCAGTGGTGAAAGCTCAG GTGAACCAGAGCCACTTGAACAGCAGAAACAACAGATTATCAATGAAGaaggaacagaattgttctcatACAGAGGAAATGATGTTGAGTATTTTGTGTCCTCTAGTTCACCCTCTGGATTGTACCAGCTGGAACTCCTGTCaacagagaaagacacacactTCAAAATATATGCCACCACAACTCCAGAATCAGATCAACCTTATCCTGAATTACCTTATGATCCAAGAGTTGATGTCACTTCTCTTGGACGTACAACTGTCACTTTGGCATGGAAACCAAGCCCTACAGCTTCATTGCTGAAACAGCCAGTGCAGTATTGTGTGGTCATTAATAAAGAACATAATTTCAAAAGCCTCTGTGCTGTGGAAGCTAAACAGCATGTTGATGATGCCTTCATGATGGCTCCCAAACCAGGTCTGGACTTCAGCCCATTTGACTTTGCCTATTTTGGGTTTTCTTCCAACAGTAATTCTGGCAAAGAACGtagctttttaaaatcttcatcAAAGTTTGGGCGGCATATCTACTCAAAGCCCAAAGTTGACCTGGAAAAGATCTGCATAGGAAACAAGAACATATTTACTGTGTCTGAACTGAAACCAGATACACAATACTACTTTGATATATTTGCCGTAAATGTTAACACAAATATGAGTACTGCCTATGTTGGCACTTTTGCAAGAACCAAAGAGGAGGCCAAGCAGAAGACAATTGATCTCAAAGATGGGAAAGTTACAGATGTGTTCATCAAGAGAAAGGGCTCTAAGTTCTTACGGTTTTCTCCAGTTTCATCACACCAAAAGGTCACATTCTTTGTTCATTCATGCCTTGATGCTGTACAGATGCAAGTCAGAAGAGATGGAAAGCTTCTCTTGTCTCAAAATGTTGAAGGTGTCCGTCAGTTCCAACTTAGGGATAAGCCAAAAGCTAAATACCTCATTCGactgaaaggaaataaaaaaggAGCTTCCATGCTGAAGATTTTGGCTACTACAAGGCCTAATAAGCAGTCATTTCCATCTCTTCCTGAAGACACAAGaattaaagcttttgataaactTCGCACTTGTTCTTCAGTCACAGTGGCATGGTTAGGTACACAGGAAAGGAACAAATTTTGCATTTATAGGAAAGAAGTGGATGACAATTATAATGAGGAGCAAAAGAAAAGAGAGCAAAATCAGTGTCTGGGGCCAGACATGAGGAAGAAGTCTGAAAAAGTCCTTTGTAAATATTTTCATAGCCAGAACCTACAGAAGGCCGTTACCACAGAGACAATTAAAGGTCTGCAGCCTGGCAAATCTTACCTACTAGATGTTTATGTCATAGGACATGGAGGTCACTCTGTGAAGTATCAGAGCAAATTGGTGAAAACAAGAAAATTCTGTTAG